AGGTGTTGGCATTTAAACCCTATGAGCTGAAGATTTCACTCTGGTCATGGTCTTCTTGTCCAGGGCAAAGGGTAAAGGTCAGAGCCCAGACATGGGCTGGTCAGTGCAAAGCTCAGAGGGGCGTGGAGGGTTAAGGGCGAGAAGCGGTCACTTGGGAATTCACGCTGCTCATTCCTCGTCAGAGTCATCGGCTGCACCACTGATGATGTAGGTTTGTTCCTGGTGGTCCATCTCCAGCACGTTATCCTCATTTTTAACCGTTCTAAACATCAGGAAAGAACACAtagtgaaaaagaaaaaaaggtttGTTCGACTTCTTGATCCCTGCTGCCTGTATGCATGGACTTATACCTCACCCTGTCAGAATATTGGTTAGCTAATTCCTTCTTTATCAAAGATGAAAAAAAAATAGGAAAAATAGATAGTACCTTTACCTAATGAGTACCGTCCTCCTCTCCGTCAGCTCCACAGCCTGCTCTGCGTAAGGCTCGTGGACATCATATCCACCCGATCCATATCCTATCCCGTCACCAACTCCTCCACCAACTCCTCCACCAACTTTCCCCATTCCACCAACGGCGGATAGTGCGTCACCTCTACCCACACCATCAATTCCCCCGCTGCCTCCGATTCCGCCACCCATTCCAGCAGAACCCATTCCTTGTTTGTTACCTCCATCTCCATCTATGGCTCCACCATTTCCATCACCCGCCCCTCCACCAACACCGCCACTTCCTCCTCCGGACCCCATACCACCATCCCCAGTACCCAATCCTCCAGCACTATTGCCCAGACCTCCAGCACCAGTGCCTGCACCCACAGCCCCAGCACCCAAACCTCCAGCACCAGTGCCTGCACCCCCAACCCCAGTACCCAAACCACCAGCACCAGTGCCTGCACCCACAGCTCCAGCACCCAAACCTCCAGCACCAATGCCTCCAGCACCCAGTCTGCCAGCACCAGTGCCAACACCATTCATTCCTCCAGCACCCATTCGTCCACCACTACCCACACCTCCTGCCCCAGCTCCTGATCCATGACCATAACCGATATCAGCCCCTCCTGCCCTACCAGCAGGGCCCATCTTGTCATCTGGACCTCCAGCACCCATTCCTCCACCCATTCCTGCAGCGCCGCTATCTAAACCCGTTCCCATGCCACCTGCACCCATAGCACCACTCATTCCTGCTCCACTCCCCATGCCACCAACACCTCCCATCATTGTGCCGCCACCCATTCCACTAACACCACCcatgcctcctcctcctccactgaAGCTCATCCCACCACCAATGGCACTCATGCTACAACTTCTAAGAGAGAGAGTTTGCATCATGCCAGAGAGCCGCAGATCCTCTCCTTCAACAAGTTTCCTGTTACAAAAACAAACCAATgttatcatttatttaaacatatTTAATGGCATTAAATCCATTGTATCACATGTTTTCCTTCACCTGTATGTTGTAATTTCAATCTCCAGAGACATCTTGACGTTCAGAAGGTCCTGGTACTCGCGCAGGTGCAGAGCAATTTTCTCCTTGTAGGATTTCAGCTCCAACTGCAGGGCCTCAATCCGAGCCTATTAGGTTAACAACACCATCAACTGACTATGAATTGATCATCGCTGTGGCTTTGTATCTGCATGCATAGACAGTTGAATCTGGTGTGGTCACATGCACCCTGGGATTATACAAGCCTATTTACCTGCAGGTCTTCCAGTTCCTTCTTGTACTTTTCTTGTGTCTCTCTGATCTTGAACTCAAGAGCTTCATTCTTCGTACTCAGGGAATCCAAATCACGGTCTTTGTTTTGGATCTAGAGACATTTCATTGTGATTCAACTCATTCAATATCAATTGTCAATCActccttatttaaaaaaaaaaaaaatcacttttAATACTCACATCCTTTTTGGCACCTGCTATTTGATCTCTAATGCCTCGAACCCTATCCACATGCCTTGACGTCTTACTGGTCAGATCTTCAAACTTGTTTTTATACCATGAATCCATCTCCTAATAAAAAGGGATGAAACATGTATATGAATGTAATCTAAAAACAGAGATCTTGACCCAGCTGATGTGTGATTATTTTACCTGGAGATTTTTGGCTGCTATGTCGTCATACTGGGTTTGGATTTGTTTCAAAGCGGCTGCCAGGTCAGGTAGCTCGAATGCACTCTGAGCTGTCGCGTGAGCTGAGTAGATCCTGCTCATGAGCTCCTCAATTTCCTGGGGAAAACATTTCATATTAAGTAATCAGGAAGCGCAAAGGCAAGCTGATTCAATCATTCTTACGTGAAGTTGTTATCCACCTGTTGATGGACCCGTTTTAGGAAAGCAATTTCAACCTCCAGCTGCTCCAGCTTCTTCTCCAAGGCGATGCGAGAGGATGTGGCTTTGTCAACATCCTAAAGAACACACACCACGATTAACTTGGCACTGCAAACTAATTTGAAGACAAAGGAGAAATTGGTTAATTAAATGCAACCTACTGGACGGAAGGTTTCAATGTCTAACTCGGCTTTCCTCCTCAGCTCCACTGCCTCCTCA
This genomic window from Pseudochaenichthys georgianus chromosome 16, fPseGeo1.2, whole genome shotgun sequence contains:
- the LOC117460297 gene encoding desmin produces the protein MSRSQDRISSYRRHFEDSSSSSYQVRVSSPSPTRRDSRHASAGYSCRSGAGSMRVESAGRRNISAARRTRIGGASVSAGAMVCVGPTGEPAIDLDVSAAENQEFLSTRTTEKQEMIVLNDRLALYINKVRSLEQQNRLLESEIEAYQNRFENPTGLRLLYEEQLRELKKIADQMRVQRDLSLAAKDSAAVQLEAIKIKYEEAVELRRKAELDIETFRPDVDKATSSRIALEKKLEQLEVEIAFLKRVHQQEIEELMSRIYSAHATAQSAFELPDLAAALKQIQTQYDDIAAKNLQEMDSWYKNKFEDLTSKTSRHVDRVRGIRDQIAGAKKDIQNKDRDLDSLSTKNEALEFKIRETQEKYKKELEDLQARIEALQLELKSYKEKIALHLREYQDLLNVKMSLEIEITTYRKLVEGEDLRLSGMMQTLSLRSCSMSAIGGGMSFSGGGGGMGGVSGMGGGTMMGGVGGMGSGAGMSGAMGAGGMGTGLDSGAAGMGGGMGAGGPDDKMGPAGRAGGADIGYGHGSGAGAGGVGSGGRMGAGGMNGVGTGAGRLGAGGIGAGGLGAGAVGAGTGAGGLGTGVGGAGTGAGGLGAGAVGAGTGAGGLGNSAGGLGTGDGGMGSGGGSGGVGGGAGDGNGGAIDGDGGNKQGMGSAGMGGGIGGSGGIDGVGRGDALSAVGGMGKVGGGVGGGVGDGIGYGSGGYDVHEPYAEQAVELTERRTVLIRTVKNEDNVLEMDHQEQTYIISGAADDSDEE